The genomic interval GGTTGGCGGTGACCGTTCCCATCAGCAGATCAGAGTGACCTGAGATGTATTTGGTCACCGAGTGGATAGAGATATCGACACCCAGGGTGAGAGGCTTGAGGTAGAGTGGCGTTGCCCAGGTGTTGTCGATGACGGTGGTAATCCCCCGCTCCCGGGCAATCCGGGTGATCGCCGGTATATCCTGAATCTCAAAGGTGTTGGAACCGGGAGATTCAAGAAAAATCATCCGCGTATTCGGCCTGAGGTAATCTGCGATATCCGCCCCGATAGCGGAAGGTACAAACTCCACCTCAATATTGAACCTTGGGAGTACCTTGCGACAGAAGTGGGCACCGGGACCATAGACGTTATCGCAGACGAGGATATGATCACCACTGTCGGCATAGGCAAAAAAAGTATGGGTGATGGCAGCCAGTCCCGACTGGAACGCCCGGGTAAGCTCACCCCCCTCAAGTCCGGTAATTGCCTCTTCCAGGGCCGTCTGAAGGGGCAGGCGATCCGTGCCATAGGTGGCACCCTCATAGCTGCCGGTGTTGGCAAGATAGAGATCTTCACAGCGCTCGAACAGTACCGTAGACGCGTGGTAGAGCGGTGGATTGATCGTCACCAGCGGTTTACCCGACACTTCGTTGTGGCTGCTGTCGAGATTGATCAGACGTGTGGTCTCTTTCATTGAAGTGATTCGCTCTACCTGGAATGGGCTCAGAGTAAAATTGTAAACCGGCTACCTACAATAATCCTGAAAAAGATCGTGATGGGGAAAAATCTATTTTCAGGGGTGATGGTGTCATACAGAGAGCGTGCGCTCTTGGACAGGCCCTGTGGGAGCCCCGCCCTCGGGGCGATGGAATCTTGCAGAGGCCGTGCGACGTTCATCGTGGCGAGGGCGCCACTCCTACAGAGCCAGTGCACTCCCGGTATTGGATTGTTAGAAACCTACCGCTGCCACGGTATAAACAGTCAACCTTGGCCCCTTGAGCTCTTTGCGCCAGAATAAGCTCAAGCATATAGCAACCTGTACAATAGAGATGACAGACTGGAACAAGATTGCCGTACACATCAGCACCGTCACCGGCAGTGACTTTAAGCCACAAAGGCCCAGCACGGTTGGTGGCGGCTGCATCAACAGCAGTGTACTACTGAGCGATGGCGAGCAGCGCTACTTCGTCAAACTCAACGACCTGCAGATGCTCAATATGTTTGAAGCAGAGCAGGCGGGGCTGGCTGCACTAGCGGCAACCGACACCCTCCGCATCCCTCAGCCCATTTGCAGCGGCACGGCCGGTGGCGACGCCTATCTGGCAATGGAGTACATTCCACTCTCAGGCGGTGGCGACAGTGAGGCTGCGGGCCGACTGCTGGCAAGCCTGCATCAAAATACCCATGAGCAGTTCGGCTGGGAGCGAGACAACATCATTGGCGCCACCCATCAACCAAACACGCTGACCGATGACTGGATCGACTTCTGGCGCAGTCAACGGCTCGGTTTTCAGCTGGAGCTGGCGGCCAAAAACGGCTACCGGGGAGAGCTGCAGCATCGCGGAGAGCTGCTGCTGGAACAGTTTCCGGCACTGATTGACCACCAGCCGGTCGCATCATTGATTCATGGTGATCTATGGGGCGGCAACCTCGCCTATGACAGCAACGGGCAACCGGTGATCTTTGACCCCGCCGTCTACTATGCCGACCGTGAGGCTGAGTTGGCAATGACCGAGCTGTTCGGTGGTTTCAACAACCGTTTCTATGATGCCTACAATGAAGTCTGGCCACTTGATTCCAACTACCGTCAGCGCAAGATACTCTACAATCTCTACCACATCATCAACCACCTCAACCTGTTTGGCGGTAGTTACCAAAGTCAGGCATTGGGGATGATTAATCGTCTATTGGCTGATCTGGGGGGCTAAACAGAAGGGGATGCGGAGGAACTAGGCGCAACAGATAAAGCCAATAGTCCACACAGAGGGTAGTCTGGGTTGAGCTTGCGAAATCCGGGACCATCACTCGCCAAATCAGCCACCGGTAAACTCATCAGCTCGCAGGCAACTCCCACGGGTTACCTGTTTATTATTTTCTCCTTAGGTATAGAAGCTAGCTCAAGTTCCCTGGGTTTCACAAGCTCAATCCAGGCTACTTACTGCATCCCACTTTTCTCATTAACTCAGTGCTGCAGGATCTGGCTCAAAAACAGTTTGGTGCGGTCATTCTGTGGATCGTTGAAGAAGGCGTGGGGTTCGTTCTCCTCAATAATCTCTCCCTCATCCATAAAGATCACCCGGTTGGCCACTGTCTTGGCAAAGCCCATCTCGTGGGTGACGCAGAGCATGGTCATGCCGCTTTCGGCCAGTTCGATCATGGTATCCAATACCTCTTTGATCATTTCTGGAT from Candidatus Sedimenticola sp. (ex Thyasira tokunagai) carries:
- the metC gene encoding cystathionine beta-lyase, translated to MKETTRLINLDSSHNEVSGKPLVTINPPLYHASTVLFERCEDLYLANTGSYEGATYGTDRLPLQTALEEAITGLEGGELTRAFQSGLAAITHTFFAYADSGDHILVCDNVYGPGAHFCRKVLPRFNIEVEFVPSAIGADIADYLRPNTRMIFLESPGSNTFEIQDIPAITRIARERGITTVIDNTWATPLYLKPLTLGVDISIHSVTKYISGHSDLLMGTVTANQQYAGVLADYYRCLEIYASADDCYRALRGIKTLGVRLCRHETSALEMARRLESIDLVESVIHPALPSHPQHEIWKRDFTGSTGLFAFTFKSDYSDETIAAFVNALELFGIGYSWGGFKSLITVGRFKRRNPSLYAGKNMVRLNIGLEDTQDLMDDLEQAFTYLK
- a CDS encoding fructosamine kinase family protein, translating into MTDWNKIAVHISTVTGSDFKPQRPSTVGGGCINSSVLLSDGEQRYFVKLNDLQMLNMFEAEQAGLAALAATDTLRIPQPICSGTAGGDAYLAMEYIPLSGGGDSEAAGRLLASLHQNTHEQFGWERDNIIGATHQPNTLTDDWIDFWRSQRLGFQLELAAKNGYRGELQHRGELLLEQFPALIDHQPVASLIHGDLWGGNLAYDSNGQPVIFDPAVYYADREAELAMTELFGGFNNRFYDAYNEVWPLDSNYRQRKILYNLYHIINHLNLFGGSYQSQALGMINRLLADLGG